A region from the Deltaproteobacteria bacterium genome encodes:
- a CDS encoding FUSC family protein: MREAFSKLPAAEWSKVDVAAALRCIPGMALTLTVGLVTGHPKLAVMATAGAFTVGFGSFYRVMESRRVAMIFAALGVAVSSWMGSVAGLTPATSALAAGLWGLLYGVFSEFSDDASWVVLQCVIWFFVSSSAPARGVPALTRAVVVLGGGLIQIPLVVFFWRLSRPPFPKASFLEDARIQIREALKTLSASRWLELYPLQCAITLMVAMLISHRLPWPVSYWIPMTSALVLRPAFADALQRGILRIGGTLCGAGIAASLTLLVHPHKAGLAVLVLVFALGSYLLTFVNYALFTITVTPYIIFLLELSGLSGAALIKYRTLDTILGGALALLGHAVQVAVAGPVRRRVRV; the protein is encoded by the coding sequence ATGCGTGAAGCCTTCAGCAAACTGCCGGCTGCGGAGTGGTCCAAGGTCGACGTCGCCGCCGCGCTGCGATGCATCCCGGGCATGGCGCTGACGCTGACCGTGGGCCTGGTGACGGGACACCCGAAGCTTGCCGTGATGGCCACCGCAGGGGCATTCACCGTGGGCTTCGGCTCGTTCTATCGGGTCATGGAGTCGCGGCGGGTGGCGATGATCTTCGCTGCGCTGGGGGTGGCGGTCTCGAGCTGGATGGGCAGTGTCGCGGGGCTCACGCCGGCGACGTCGGCCCTGGCCGCAGGGCTCTGGGGTCTGCTCTACGGCGTCTTCTCCGAGTTCAGCGACGACGCCTCCTGGGTGGTCTTGCAGTGTGTCATCTGGTTCTTCGTCTCCAGCTCAGCGCCGGCGCGTGGCGTGCCTGCGCTCACGCGAGCCGTCGTGGTCCTCGGGGGAGGGCTGATTCAAATTCCCCTCGTGGTGTTCTTCTGGCGGCTGAGCCGGCCGCCGTTCCCGAAGGCCAGCTTCCTGGAAGACGCACGCATTCAGATCCGCGAGGCGCTGAAGACCTTGAGCGCGAGCAGGTGGCTGGAGCTCTATCCTTTGCAATGTGCAATCACGTTGATGGTGGCGATGCTGATCAGCCATCGGCTGCCGTGGCCGGTTTCCTATTGGATACCGATGACGTCTGCGCTGGTGCTCAGGCCTGCGTTTGCGGATGCGCTCCAGCGCGGCATCCTGCGCATCGGTGGGACGCTCTGTGGTGCCGGAATCGCCGCGTCGCTGACGCTGCTGGTACACCCGCACAAAGCAGGGCTCGCAGTGCTGGTGCTCGTGTTTGCGCTGGGTTCGTACTTGCTGACATTTGTGAATTACGCGCTGTTCACCATCACCGTCACGCCCTACATCATCTTCTTGCTGGAGCTCTCGGGGCTGTCCGGCGCGGCGCTCATCAAGTACCGCACGCTGGATACGATTCTGGGTGGCGCGTTGGCCCTGCTGGGACACGCGGTGCAGGTCGCGGTTGCGGGGCCGGTGCGGCGGCGGGTGAGGGTGTGA
- a CDS encoding DUF4397 domain-containing protein, protein MVSARRMLLAAGLMVGSFTWGCGGGDPPADSPSAYTTGTTTGGTTSATTAGGGSTGLSTSGSSGTTAGTTGTTGTRSVGFVRIANLSPNLPPFDFCVGIPGGTNFTGPIIHQVTGTTNLLAFGTVTNYFPVPEGTFEIRVVAGSGTSCADAKGNLKFSRTATVKAGEYATLALEGFTTGVPLVSLQMYGDDTATPIGMSALRFIHAAPDFPSSTNTTVDVGLGPSTSVKPIFNNVRFTQIALPDSVIDGNGYAVTSPLNDATLTLRPADSTTNRLTVSGLRLSPNELYTAFAVIQPPNGIAFLLCIDGKQLASPTTPKAGCKIER, encoded by the coding sequence ATGGTGAGCGCGCGTCGGATGCTGCTGGCTGCTGGCTTGATGGTGGGGAGCTTCACCTGGGGTTGTGGCGGCGGCGACCCGCCCGCAGATTCGCCATCGGCCTACACCACCGGGACCACGACGGGCGGAACCACCTCTGCGACCACCGCGGGAGGAGGTTCCACGGGGTTGAGCACCTCGGGATCCTCGGGCACGACGGCAGGCACCACGGGGACCACGGGAACCCGGAGCGTGGGCTTCGTGCGGATTGCGAATCTCTCGCCGAACCTTCCGCCCTTCGACTTCTGTGTCGGCATTCCCGGTGGGACCAACTTCACGGGTCCCATCATTCATCAAGTCACCGGCACCACGAACCTCCTCGCCTTTGGCACGGTGACCAACTACTTCCCGGTGCCCGAGGGGACCTTCGAGATCCGGGTGGTCGCGGGCTCCGGCACCAGCTGCGCCGATGCGAAGGGCAATCTGAAGTTCTCGCGCACGGCGACGGTGAAGGCCGGAGAGTACGCGACGCTGGCGCTCGAGGGCTTCACCACGGGCGTGCCGCTGGTGTCGTTGCAGATGTATGGAGACGACACCGCCACGCCGATCGGCATGAGCGCGCTTCGTTTCATCCACGCGGCGCCCGACTTCCCCAGCTCGACGAATACGACGGTGGACGTCGGCCTGGGCCCAAGCACGAGCGTGAAGCCGATCTTCAACAACGTAAGGTTCACGCAGATCGCCCTGCCGGACAGCGTGATCGACGGGAATGGCTACGCCGTCACGAGCCCGCTCAACGACGCCACGCTCACCTTGCGACCCGCGGACTCGACCACCAACCGACTCACCGTGAGTGGGCTCCGGCTCTCGCCGAACGAGCTGTACACGGCGTTCGCGGTCATCCAGCCGCCGAATGGCATCGCGTTCTTGCTGTGCATCGATGGCAAGCAGCTCGCGAGCCCGACCACGCCGAAGGCCGGGTGTAAGAT